From Triticum urartu cultivar G1812 chromosome 2, Tu2.1, whole genome shotgun sequence, a single genomic window includes:
- the LOC125541458 gene encoding trinucleotide repeat-containing gene 18 protein-like codes for MQGHADSESGLATAPSSPTRYLCSGRDGECDEDGGGIHYFFSAPASPVHYILRSPPASSASVHYAPSTDGDFCTAPGDFEFAARHRGIDGAGATTTMSSAEELFLSGRIRVGGLSPIRQETDCREQQGEDGEDEGGVEGRSPRPRRTRSASPPRSPRLAKTAEPADSLASASSSSSSSSSSSAKTMRRRISLRDLLGRTCSDPSMRPPAPITTAAERSGSWLPSIWPARAKKALPSPAPQPARRSVSSVRAAPGGAGRDEAPRRRTTSLPYRQGLVLGCLGLGARSYGLAKSMHPLSTR; via the coding sequence ATGCAGGGCCACGCTGACAGCGAGAGCGGCCTCGCCACCGCGCCTTCCAGCCCCACACGCTACCTCTGCTCCGGGCGAGACGGTGAGTGTGACGAAGACGGCGGAGGCATCCATTACTTCTTCAGCGCCCCGGCCAGCCCCGTGCACTACATCCTCCGTTCGCCGCCAGCGTCCTCCGCGTCGGTCCACTACGCTCCCTCCACGGATGGAGACTTCTGCACGGCCCCCGGCGACTTCGAGTTCGCCGCGCGCCACCGCGGTATCGACGGcgccggcgccaccaccaccATGAGCTCCGCCGAGGAGCTGTTCCTATCCGGCCGCATCCGCGTAGGTGGCCTCTCCCCCATCCGCCAAGAAACGGATTGCAGGGAGCAGCAGGGGGAGGACGGTGAAGACGAGGGCGGCGTCGAAGGCCGCTCGCCGCGGCCTCGCCGGACCAGGTCGGCTTCGCCGCCCCGGAGCCCGCGGCTCGCCAAGACTGCAGAGCCTGCCGACTCCTTGGCATCAGCGTCGtcgtcatcctcctcctcctcctcttcctctgccaagACCATGCGGCGGAGGATATCGCTGCGGGACCTCCTCGGCCGCACCTGCAGCGATCCCTCGATGAGGCCGCCGGCCCCTATTACCACCGCCGCCGAGAGGTCAGGATCCTGGCTGCCATCTATCTGGCCGGCGCGGGCCAAGAAAGCTCTGCCCTCCCCGGCGCCGCAGCCTGCTCGCCGGTCAGTTTCGTCGGTCAGGGCAGCaccgggcggcgcggggcgcgaTGAGGCGCCGCGGCGGCGCACAACGTCTCTGCCGTACCGGCAAGGCCTGGTTCTTGGATGCCTCGGCCTAGGAGCCCGGAGCTACGGGCTCGCAAAGTCCATGCACCCCCTCTCCACGCGGTGA
- the LOC125541459 gene encoding replication protein A 14 kDa subunit-like, with protein sequence MDTSAPSPFVNGETLKTFLGRRVRTVVQVQHNEGGVLLGLSTDGHQLTIRGASGAPEPPHYIEVIGIADSSLSIRAESCTDFGENFDGVAFNGLCKLANDKYNYLFL encoded by the exons ATGGATACTTCAGCTCCTTCGCCATTTGTCAATGGAGAGACTCTGAAGACGTTTCTTGGGCGACGAGTGCGCACAGTGGTTCAAGTCCAACACAATGAAGGTGGAGTTCTTCTCGGGCTGTCCACTGATGGGCATCAGTTGACTATCAGAGGTGCTTCTGGTGCCCCTGAACCACCACACTACATCGAGGTTATTGGGATCGCTGACAGCAGCCTGTCCATCCGTGCTGAATCTTGCACTGATTTTGGTGAAAACTTTG ATGGTGTGGCATTCAACGGGCTATGCAAGCTTGCGAACGACAAGTACAATTACCTGTTCCTGTAG
- the LOC125541460 gene encoding beta-glucosidase BoGH3B-like has translation MAFLGSYRASVLLLLTCASCILMPAAADYAKYKDPKQLLNRRISDLLARMTVAEKIGQMSQIERENATADVVKEFFIGSVLSGGGSVPATNATPEAWVRMVNEMQRGALSTRLGIPMLYGIDAVHGHGNVYRATIFPHNVGLGCTRDPELAKKIGAAVALEVRATGIPYVFAPCMAVCRDPRWGRCYESFSEDPKLVQQMASVISGFQGEIPAGGRRGAPYVAAGQRNVAACSKHYVGDGGTAGGANEGDTAATFHDLLSVHMPPYYSAVAQGVSTVMVSFSSWNGAKMHANRFLITDFLKTTLRFRGFVISDWGGIERITTPKGADYMLSVKLAIMAGIDMIMIPYTYTEFIDDLSTLVQNGTIPMSRIDDAVRRILRVKFTMGLFENPYADFSLAGELGKQEHRDLAREAVRKSLVLLKNGKAGEKPLLPLPKNAGSILVAGSHAHDLGNQCGGWTITWQGVAGNNLTTGTTILDGIKHAVGHGTDVVYSENPDAGFMRQNKARFDYAVVVVGEPPYAESFGDNLNLTVPAPGPSVIRDVCGSVRCAVVLVSGRPLVVEPYMDAIDALVAAWLPGTEGQGVSDVLFGDYGFSGKLARTWFRSVEQLPMNVGDARHDPLFPFGFGLQTRAAADMEALN, from the exons ATGGCGTTCCTCGGTAGCTACAGGGCGAGCGTTTTGCTGCTCCTGACATGCGCTAGTTGCATTTTGATGCCGGCGGCAGCCGACTATGCCAAGTACAAGGACCCGAAGCAGCTGCTCAACAGGCGGATCAGCGACCTGCTGGCGCGGATGACCGTCGCCGAGAAGATCGGCCAGATGTCTCAGATCGAGCGGGAGAACGCCACCGCCGACGTCGTCAAGGAGTTCTTCATAG GCAGCGTGCTGAGCGGCGGGGGCAGCGTCCCGGCGACGAACGCGACGCCGGAGGCGTGGGTGAGGATGGTGAACGAGATGCAGAGGGGCGCGCTCTCCACGCGCCTCGGCATCCCCATGCTCTACGGCATCGACGCCGTCCACGGCCACGGCAACGTCTACAGGGCCACCATCTTCCCGCACAACGTCGGCCTCGGCTGCACCAG GGACCCGGAGCTAGCGAAGAAGatcggggcggcggtggcgctggAGGTGAGAGCCACGGGGATACCGTACGTGTTCGCTCCGTGCATGGCGGTGTGCAGGGACCCCAGGTGGGGCCGCTGCTACGAGAGCTTCAGCGAGGACCCTAAGCTGGTGCAGCAGATGGCCTCCGTCATCTCTGGCTTCCAGGGCGAGATCCCGGCCGGCGGCCGCCGCGGCGCGCCCTACGTCGCCGCCGGGCAGCGCAACGTCGCGGCGTGCTCCAAGCACTACGTCGGCGACGGCGGAACGGCCGGCGGCGCCAACGAGGGCGACACGGCGGCCACTTTCCACGACCTGCTCAGCGTCCACATGCCGCCCTACTACAGCGCCGTCGCCCAGGGCGTCTCCACCGTGATGGTCTCCTTCTCCAGCTGGAACGGCGCCAAGATGCACGCCAACCGTTTCCTCATCACCGACTTCCTCAAAACCACGCTCAGATTCAGG GGTTTTGTGATTTCGGATTGGGGAGGGATTGAAAGGATAACGACACCTAAAGGTGCCGACTACATGCTGTCCGTCAAGCTGGCAATCATGGCCGGCATCGACATG ATCATGATCCCGTACACATACACGGAGTTCATCGACGACCTCAGCACCTTGGTGCAGAATGGAACCATTCCGATGAGCAGGATCGACGACGCCGTCCGGCGGATCCTCCGTGTCAAGTTCACCATGGGTCTGTTCGAGAACCCCTACGCCGACTTCAGCCTCGCCGGCGAGCTCGGCAAACAGGAGCACCGCGACCTGGCGCGGGAGGCCGTGAGGAAGTCCCTCGTCCTGCTCAAGAACGGCAAGGCCGGCGAGAAGCCGCTGCTGCCGCTGCCCAAGAACGCGGGGAGCATCCTGGTCGCCGGCAGCCACGCCCACGACCTCGGCAACCAGTGCGGTGGCTGGACCATCACCTGGCAGGGCGTCGCCGGCAACAACCTCACCACCG GGACTACGATCCTGGATGGCATCAAGCACGCCGTGGGGCACGGCACGGACGTGGTCTACTCCGAGAACCCCGACGCCGGCTTCATGCGGCAGAACAAGGCCCGCTTCGACtacgccgtcgtcgtcgtcggcgAGCCGCCCTACGCCGAGTCCTTCGGCGACAACCTCAACCTGACCGTGCCGGCGCCCGGCCCCAGCGTGATCCGGGACGTGTGCGGCAGCGTCAGGTGCGCCGTGGTGCTGGTCTCCGGCAGGCCGCTTGTCGTAGAGCCGTACATGGACGCGATCGACGCGCTGGTTGCGGCGTGGCTGCCGGGGACGGAGGGGCAGGGCGTGAGCGACGTGCTGTTCGGCGACTACGGGTTCAGTGGGAAGCTGGCGCGGACGTGGTTCCGCTCGGTGGAGCAGCTGCCGATGAACGTCGGCGACGCGCGGCACGATCCCCTGTTCCCCTTCGGGTTCGGGCTCCAGACACGCGCGGCTGCTGACATGGAAGCTCTGAACTGA